A genomic region of Trifolium pratense cultivar HEN17-A07 linkage group LG3, ARS_RC_1.1, whole genome shotgun sequence contains the following coding sequences:
- the LOC123916715 gene encoding prohibitin-1, mitochondrial, producing MNFNNMKVPKVPGGGGISALLKVSIIGGLAVYGATNTLYNVDGGHRAIVFNRLVGVKDKVYPEGTHIMIPWFERPVIYDVRARPHLVESTSGSRDLQMVKIGLRVLTRPVPDQLPTVYRTLGENYNERVLPSIIHETLKAVVAQYNASQLITQREAVSREIRKILTERASQFNIALDDVSITSLTFGREFTAAIEAKQVAAQEAERAKFVVEKAEQDKRSAVIRAVGEAKSAQLIGQAIANNPAFITLRKIEAAREIAQTISISANKVYLNSNDLLLNLQDLNLEPSGKN from the exons ATGAATTTCAACAACATGAAAGTTCCAAAGGTTCCTGGTGGTGGTGGAATCTCTGCTTTGCTTAAAGTTAGTATTATTGGTGGTCTTGCTGTATATGGAGCTACAAACACTTTGTACAATGTTGACGGTGGTCACCGTGCTATTGTCTTTAACCGTCTTGTTGGTGTCAAAGATAAG GTCTATCCTGAAGGAACACATATTATGATCCCGTGGTTTGAGAGGCCTGTGATCTATGATGTTCGTGCACGACCTCATTTAGTGGAGAGCACTTCAGGAAGCCGTGATCTCCAAATG GTGAAAATTGGACTTAGAGTTCTTACTCGTCCTGTGCCAGACCAATTACCAACAGTTTATCGTACTCTGGGTGAGAATTATAATGAAAGGGTCCTGCCTTCTATCATACACGAAACTCTCAAAGCTGTGGTTGCACAGTACAACGCCAGTCAGCTCATTACTCAGAGAGAG GCTGTTAGTCGAGAGATAAGGAAGATATTGACTGAAAGGGCTTCCCAATTCAACATTGCATTGGATGATGTGTCAATCACAAGTTTGACGTTTGGGAGGGAATTCACAGCTGCAATTGAAGCCAAGCAGGTTGCTGCTCAAGAAGCAGAGAGAGCGAAATTTGTTGTAGAAAAAGCTGAACAGGACAAAAGAAGTGCTGTTATTAGAGCAGTG GGAGAAGCCAAGAGTGCTCAATTGATTGGTCAAGCTATTGCCAACAACCCTGCTTTTATAACCTTGAGGAAAATTGAAGCTGCTAGGGAAATCGCTCAAACAATTTCAATTTCTGCCAACAAGGTTTACTTGAATTCAAATGATCTCCTGTTGAATCTTCAGGATTTAAATTTGGAGCCCAGTGGGAAGAATTAG